The Carassius auratus strain Wakin chromosome 30, ASM336829v1, whole genome shotgun sequence region gcatcatataataattgctgttaaaagCGTTTCAAAcattgtctgtttgattacgtctttaattgatttttttcgTACTAACAATCaacacttataagctactactaaatattgtagaaacttaattttctttaaagtcgctttgcaacgatttgtatcatgaaaagcgctatacaaataaacttgaactgaattcaAATAGCCTATTCAAATCTTATATGGGCTATAGATAGACAGCAATTGTGACTCAAATAATTTTTGCTTAATATtcttgtggaaatcatgatacattttttcttaaatgaatggaaatttcaacatcatttgtttgttaaacagaaattgtttgtaacattttaaatatctttatataaTGACTTTTGAatgaaatgcataatttattatttaatgtgtcaACCTCTGGTCCTTGGAAGGCCACTCTCCTGCCGAGCTCCAAAACACATGCCTGGAAATTTTTAGTAATCCAGAAGACCTTGATTAAGTGGTTCAGGTGTGCTAAATTAGGGTTGAAGCTTAACTCTGCAGCTCTGCAGTAACTGAATTTGACACCTTATATGATTTAATGcatcaaagttattatttttgtgttttttttttttgttttttttttgcattatcaaCACCTGAACGGGTTATCCATCGAAATATATACTTTAATTCCATGTAAAACTctttgctatttttttaaatgtattattattattattattattgctgtatttgCTACAGATATCACATGGATTTATTATATTCCCAATAGCACTGCTATTACCCTCAAAACACTTATATGACTTTTCATCTTTCAGAAGTATATCACTCTGGTAACTAAAACAGCTCCAGgaacacaaaatgttaatttgtttgtCATTTGCATAATTATTCATGTAAAACAGAGGATAATTCAGTGGATCAGAGACAGCTATTTGGTGTTGGCTATATGAATTCTCTGAGGTGACAAACTATCATGAGAAATCTAATTTCTGACTGTCACACACTTAGCTGTTTCCAGTCAAACAATAGAAGGAATGTTAAACTAACCATACTATTAAAATGATAGTAATGTAAATAGATGTACACAGGAGAACATATTCAAATACATTAACctctaaataataattaataatatggtagaaaaaagtgtactaACAGCAATGTTTTGATTGATCTGTTTGGTTCATGATGATTggatgaatttttatttttttattaaaacaatcttTTTGCTATATTGTCACATctagatcaaaacaaaacaatctgtCTTCATaattcattaactttttttttttattattattatacatttatttattttaaagtaatttattgttTAACCCTAACCAAAAAACAGGCTTGTAAccctaaaatatgtaaatatatcataaaattCGCAGAGATTTGTGTAATTATAAGATTGCCTCATGGCATAGGCCTAATTTTTGTGTCTaaccaacaatttttttttttttttttttttagagtagcctacttttttttttttttttttttttttacaaatgatatGACAGTATTTATGAGACAAATAACCCCTGGTTTCACAAACAAGGCTTAAGGGCGGCTAGTTCCAGACTAAAATGTATGTTTGAGCTGTctcaactgaaaatattttgcactaaaatatcttaaaataggtCAGTGCCATTGTTCTGTCTCAAGATGcacaattgtaacttttttttctgaggcATTTTTATAAAAGATGCTTAAATATCTTAATCTAAATGTCTAGTCCTGGTTTAAGCTAAGCCCCGTCTGTGTGAAACCGGGCCGTTATGTGGAAAGAACCTCTGAATcaatttttaattattagctCTTTGAAATGAActgttcgaaagaaccgattcgcggGTATGACTGATAGTTCACTAGCCCACGCGCCAATCGCGCCAAAACGAATTTGTcgcaacaaaaatgtatttacgtTAAAGAAATAATATAAGGTAAAACTACAGACACGCCGTAAACTACTGAATAAGCGCTTCTTATTCACATCTTTTCACTTCACTGACGACATTTCGTACTGGTAAGCACAGTTTGATTCGCACATGAAGGACGTTTTACCATTAACGTTATATAAATCTTATTcaaatcctaaaaaaacaaaaacaacaacaacaaacagcttAATTATTACAtagaaagtaatttttacttaatatttcaAAAAAACTTTAGCTTTAGATGCGATTTTAGAGagtgaaaacaaaatatacataaaaggACATAACGTAGCCTACATTAGGACAGAGTCTAATTCAACGGctaataaaatgttaagttaCAAGTTTACTAATAATTGGAAATGAATAATGGCAATGAATTATTGTTCTACTTTtacacagtaatattgttaacTCTCAGTCAGTGTGAGAAGTGATTTGTGGGGATGTGGAGGAATGAAAACCAGAGGCCAAATGCAGGTATGATTTGCTGTCTTTTATATGCTTGTGTCACTTGGTTGGAaatacactacactacagaaagTAAGAGTTGGATTAGTCAAAGTCTGCCATCTATCAAAATAATATAGCTAACTACTTGCAATTGAAAACATAGTATTTTCAGGGACCTCCCTGTTCATAAATTTGCCTTATTTGTCAAAATAATTGAGCTCCTTATCTGCTAATACAACACTCAGCTTCAGTTAAAGTTTTATTCAGGTTGCTGGAGCCTGAAATCAAAGCAGTGTTTTGTCTTTCTGCAGGCTGTCTCTCCATGCCTCTGTTTAATCAAAGGAAAAGGAGCAGGCTTCCTTTGACGTCTAATCCATCAGAGAGTGAGCTCTTCACTACCAGCCACTACAATGAGACACAAAACTCCTCCACTTCCTCCTCTGCTCTTCCCCGTATGTATTTCCACTGAAATTTCCACTCAAATCCTGCTTCAGCACTTTTTTTCGATGTTCAGATTTTGGATATTCACTTTTCTAATTCATGGTCATTTTGTTACACTATAACACACTGAAATTGTCAGGAAACTTTAATTTGTGCTTAATGTGGTAGCATctaaattaacagtttttaattattcaaagttAAATTTTAAATAGATTACACCggcacattttatatatatatatatatatatatatatatatatatatatatatatatatatatatatatatacagtggggcttgaaagtttgggcaccccttgcagaatctgtgaaaatgcgagtaattttcaaaaaataagagagatcatacttaatgcatgttgtattttatttagtactgtcctgagtaagatattatacataaaagatattaacatttagtccacaagacaaaaaaaatgctgaaattattaaaataaccacattcaaaagtttgggaacccttggttcttaatactctgtgtggtcacctgatgatcctcgactgtctttctgttttgtgatggttgtgcatgagtcccttgtttgttctgaacagttaaactgagcagcgttcttcagaaaaatctttaaggtcctgaagattcttcagttttccagcaactttgcatatttgaaccctttccagcagtgactttatgattttgagatacagcTTTTCACAATAAGGACAATGGAGGCACTccaacacaactatttaaaaagattcaaacattcactgatgctccagaaggaaacaagatgcattaagagctggggggtgaaaacttttgaacatgatgaagatggccaaatttgtcttattttgttgaaataggatttttttccatttagttctgctcttcgtaagcaacagaataTACTTgtttgtttcccggtacacaaattaagtacaatttaccttgatcttcaaattccaaaagttttcaccccccagctcttaatgcatcttgtttccttctggagcatcagtgaatgtttgaatctttttaaatagttgtgttggAGTGCCTccattgtcctcagtgtgaaaagatggatctaaaaatcataaagtcactgctggaaagggttcaaacatgcaaaaaactgaagaatcttcaggaccttaaagatttttctgaaaaacgctgctcagtttaactgttcagaacaaacaagggactcatgcacaaccatcacaaaacagaaagatatTATCTTGATATTAGTCACAGTAGATAGCTCATAggttatattttcagtttagatcaagttatttatttgtgtagtgcttttcacaatacacattttataaagcagctttacagaaatgtTCATTTGgaaatactattataaataaaactaactaTTAACAAATGTGCAGTTTAGAGCTGGGTTATAGGATAGTTTTATCATCACTGGTGATAtcaacaatcaatatatatatagtgtatgtactgtatgtatgcatgtaaagCTGGAAATATATTGTGAGTTGAATTATTCATTATGGTGTGGTATGGAAATTGGTAAATTTTGAACTGTAAGGCTAAATACAGTATGTATGCAGACAAATCTGATTGTCATTtcttataataatgtatttatttgtctttcgttattatgtttttaaaatataacccAAAGTTTCTCTTTAGCTTTGGGTCAGAGAGGTCAGTGGAACCGTGGAGCCTACCTTTCATCACAGCAAGCCAGCGTGAGATCTGCTCCTTCACCTGGTGTGGCTGGACGAGGATATGCACCTTTACCTCACCCAAAGAAACCTGCCTATGTCTGGTACTCAACTTATGCTAAGAAATGAATACATACCAGAAAGATCTTTTAGAAGATTGTAAATAAGCTATTTTTTCCTGACATGAGTCTTAAGATTCACTTATATAGTATTTAAGTAACCTTAGGTAACACTTGAAAgcaatagttcagccaaaattgAAGTTTGAAAATTTActtatcctcaggccatccaaaatttTGAGAAGTTTGTCATTACATCACTTTCTGACTAATAAAtatgtgcagtgaatgggtgccgtcagaatgaaagtccaaacagttGGTAAAAACATCAAATCACAAAAATCCTCAAGTAATCTTCATGACTCTAGTCCATCAAATGAATGcattgtaaagtgaaaagctgcatatttgtaaaAAAGATATCATCATTGaggtgtttttaacttcaaacttctGTTGCTTCTACCTAAAATATGAGTATTTTAGCCATAATATTTCTttctcaagtgaaaaaaaaatagtctCATTTGAAGAGATCAAGCTGTGTTTACGAGTGAGAACAGGATAAAACGGTTCTAAACAAAATGTTGTTGGATTTTGAGGTGAGAGGACGACAGGGAGTGATCTTTTTCACTGAAAGAAgctttattatgaattatggacttgAGTTTTTGTCCGAAGCAATGATTGAAACCTGGCCTGaggataaatatacatattcagaaaatgttttttgtgtgaactattcctttatctACATTAGTTAACTAAAGCTAACactgaaaatatttgtaaatcatttattaatctaagttcatgttaatttcaacacaTTCTAATATAGGGTTTTTTTCAGAGTCTTAAGACAGTGAGACTCCCTTTTGACTGGCCCTCCCTGTTTTTCATGTACCACACATATGTTAACAGCTGAGCTCAGCTGGCCACTTTGGTGGATTCGTCGATCTGGAGTGCGAAAAATGGGCTGTGTCTGACTTGAGTCATCATATTCTGTGCCATGTCTGAGATGTGACGACTTATTGTGTTGTCAGAGAGTGGAACAGAATCGATCTTAAAAGGGCACTGCCTCTCCAGCATCACAGAACACAGGTCTTTTGCTGCTGGCAGAATTAATGTCTTTCAGGTGGTATGTGCTTTGCCTGCCTTGCCAATACGCAATGCAACGCAATATGAAGCTTCAGTGGCCTTTccatttaatttgacaaaatcttcaaaaaaaaaatttctgaccTTGAAAGCTTTTGAATCGGCGGGGGTGGGAGAGGGGGTTGGGGGGTCTCAGAAGCCGATCCATTGTATTAATAGGCATATTCCTGTATTGGAGCGAATTCACAGCTATGGCATTCTGGGTGAAAAATGTTTCTCATATTTTTGacttagttgtttttttttgtatagtttaaataaaaacatttaattataataaaaaatacatataataatttaactcaataattatatttttaatttatcataaTTTTCCCTGTGCCTCCCTTGACATGCTCTGGTGCCCCCCTGGGGAAGTGCGCCCCACACTTTGAAAACCCCTgttctaatacattattaaaaaataaaatcaataatacaacatttgtatCGGTTAATATAATATGACTTGAGCTAACATGAgctaacaatgaacagctgtttTATTAACTAACTTTATCAAAGAttgataaatactgtaacaactGCACCATTCATTGTTAGTTAAGGTTAGGTAATGCGTGTTATATATTTGAACAAAGTGTAACCTAACCTCGGTACATAGTCAAGTTGATTAACTTATACTGTatagtttgaagtaaaaaaaaaattgcttgtttAGAAGTTTTACTACATTATGCACATTTTTAGTTATCTTGAAAAACATTTGTGTCATTACATTTTGTATCTGTCACCATTTTACCTCCAGGTCACAGACAGGGCAACAGAGGCCTCCAGTGAGACAGGATTCGATGCCAGCAGTTGGATCCCAGCTTCATGGTGGTTTTCTAAGGAACAGCTCAGTTTCACTCGGCCAGCCCAGACAGTCCAGCAGCATCCAGAATCAACAGTCATTTAACAGGCCGACAAATTCCCCCAGAATGCCGTACCGTCCCCAGCATTGTACCCCTACAGCAGCAAGCACTCAGGGCCCTGGAGCTCAGAGTTACATTGGAAAGGGGAACTTCAGACCTGTTGGACATTCAGCCAGTGGAATGTGTGCAAAAGAAAAGATGGAAACCTCAAGTGTCCAGACCACCATTCAGCAGCAAGTGTGTGTGACTTTATTTAAGGGGCACCCCATTCTAAAGGGGCAGGGCACattcatattaaaaacatattaacatatatatatacgtgtccACTTTACTGCAATACTACAAACCTGCAGCATTTTTGTGTGCTGCCTTGTTCAAATATTTTCTGCCCCACAgtataaaatgcagttttatttgtTCGGCTAACATTTCTGATTTACTCTCTCTCCTGCTGGATAGAAGCCCCCTCATGAGACATCGCTGCATGTTATTACTGCTGTTATTGAAGGCATGAAGCACTGGAGCCAGTACAAGAACAAAGTACCAATGCTGTTTGAGATGTTTGGTGAGGAGACTATCACACATGATTTAACACATGATCACACCTTGATTTAAATCTGTGTCTAACAGTCCTGTCTCTCTTTACAGCTACACTGGACTCTGCAGTTACAGTTGGAGAACACGGAGCAAAGAAATTTCTTATGAGGGATGGCAAAGAAGTGGTCCACTGCATTTACTATGAAAATGTGAGTCTGAGAATATTGGTTTTCTTCCAGATGTGCATATTTTCTTCTTCCCTGTAACACGTGTATTTttacaattgtaatattttttttttattattgttttatttatttattaaacacactaccattcaaaagtttggggttggtaaggaAACATTAGActgaataatgtaaaaaatgatgtCTGTTTTTAATCATACTTTGTAGTcagtaattgtatatatttaagtttccacaaaaatattaagcagcactattatttctaatattatttctatatcttctaacatcaaatcagcatatgtgaccatggatcacaaaaccagacacaagtagcacagatatatttgtagcaatagccaaaaatacattttatgggtcaaaataatatatatcatatacatttttattttatgccaaaaatcattagaatattaagtaaagatcatcccatgaaattaaaattaatagttaCCTTGGCTGTCAAgctcaaaatattatataaaaaaaaaagtataagtacCTCTTGTGATCATACCACAGTATTACTGTAGTTGgcagtaatatagtaataaaagtatatatatatatatatatactgtacattgttaTGTGATGTTGGCAGTGGTAGAGACATCATAAACCTTTAGGTATAAGTCATTGTATGAATGTTTGTTCTTCAGGATCAGACACTGCCCAGACTGATCAGAGGTCAGGTGCATCGCTGCGTTGGAAACTACGACAGCCAAAAAGACACAATGACTTGTGTGTCAGTCCGAGCTGCTTCACTGTCAGAGCAAAGGAATGCCCTGGAGGCTGTGAGAGTCTCAGATGCAAAAATGAGGGAAGTGGCACTGGCTCTCAGTGAAATGTGATGTGGATCGAGTGAGTAACAGGAGAAAGATTAAACTAGCACAGACTTATACTGAAGTTAGGGTTGGTTTTGGTTTAGTTGTGAAGTAGTTGAAGAATGACCTATAATGGTCAGTGAATGTGAAACAGTCTTAAATTTGTGATCTGGAGATTTTGATTCACTTTGCAAATTAGatgcattaataatattttgtttatttgaatttaaatgcatttcaaatatttccaatttacatgcatatatcgtctcaaattttaaattattaaaatattcaagttctaatttatatgcatatataatctTGAGTTATAATTTAGATGGATATACATTTAGTTCCCATTAAACTATGCATACATGGTTTATTTAAATTTgtgataatatatttatttagtatttattctAATTTGTATCCATATTTGAGTTCttctttatacattattatattgttaattgtTGCATTAAACACTATTTGTACTCCATTCCCAAACTTggcaaatgttgtttttaaagatttgttGGTGTCTTCATTCAAAAGACATCAGTTTGCTGAGTTTATGAAATGCTTTATTACAAAGAAGAAACACATAACAGCAATTTTTATAAG contains the following coding sequences:
- the LOC113050057 gene encoding spermatogenesis-associated protein 22-like encodes the protein MWRNENQRPNAGCLSMPLFNQRKRSRLPLTSNPSESELFTTSHYNETQNSSTSSSALPPLGQRGQWNRGAYLSSQQASVRSAPSPGVAGRGYAPLPHPKKPAYVWSQTGQQRPPVRQDSMPAVGSQLHGGFLRNSSVSLGQPRQSSSIQNQQSFNRPTNSPRMPYRPQHCTPTAASTQGPGAQSYIGKGNFRPVGHSASGMCAKEKMETSSVQTTIQQQKPPHETSLHVITAVIEGMKHWSQYKNKVPMLFEMFATLDSAVTVGEHGAKKFLMRDGKEVVHCIYYENDQTLPRLIRGQVHRCVGNYDSQKDTMTCVSVRAASLSEQRNALEAVRVSDAKMREVALALSEM